The DNA region gtctagggtgcaggccctgggctggggcaggggattggggtgcaggacgaGTGAGAGATTGGGCTCTGGGAAGgcatttgggtgggggaggaggtctggggtccaggctctgggctgggggtgcaggctatgggaggtagtttgggagtgggagggggtgcaggctctgggacggagtttgggggatggaggggagtatgggaaagggttgggggtgtaggcactgggaaggagtttgggagtgggagaggatgcgggctctgggagagggtgggggttgcggtgcttacctgggggtCCTAGGCAGAGTGGGCTGggagtctccatgtgctgctacctacaggcactgcccctacagcttcccattggctgctgGGGCACTTGGGGAGGGACACAAACCTACCCggcccagaggctgcagggaggggcctgcAGCCACGTGGAGCGAGCAAGCAGGAAGCCACTCAGCTCCGCTGTGCTGCCGGTAGTGAGTGGGGCCCCGGGCTGTTTTAAATAGCCCTAGGGGACGTGTGGAGCAGGGGTGCCCCGGGCGGATGCCCAGGCACCAAGGGGCCCATAGAACTTGCTCCCCATGTTTGCTCCCCAGAATGTTAACACTCAGACACATAACACAAGGTGCTGCTCTTGGAAGACAAAGTTGATCACACAAGTACCTCTCATCTGCACATCCGGAAGAGTTGTTTTGGCATGTGTATGGCTGGCCACCCTCTTAGCCCAGGGGTGAAAGCTGTGTCTAAGGCTGACTAGGGAGGAAAGGATAAATATGGGGGGTGAGTTAGAACAATGAAGCTCCATTGTGAAGAGGAATCTTAGGATCTCATCTGGGATGGGTTTAACTATAGCAGGTCAATGTCATACTCTTCTGCTTCAGGCAGCCACAGGTACATAGCTACATAATAGTAATGCCCACGTCCATATTGCTTTAAGCTGTGCTCCCATCAAAACTTGTAAGCTAAGTAGGACAGGGTATGATAGAAGGCACCAGACCATGGGGGTCATTGAAATCCTTGCCATTTTTTTACACAAGTAGATGTGTTAGCTCTGAGGTCTTGCTCCAATTTCAATTTGGTTAAGTTTTTCTAAAAACAGTTGCCTCTGTGATGTCAGCTGGGTGCAGTATTCTTCAATTCCCACTCTAGCCTGTTCTGTAGGGTTCCTgtcttctgtaaaatgttgccaGGCTTTGCCCCAGAGGTAACTACATTGCAGTCGGGGGTCAGGGAATTCCTGTCTGTGGTTGGTAAATCACTTATGCCTCCCACTGGCTGAGAACTGTGTCTGAGATCTATGCCATTGTGACAGCCAACTGTAACGTTCTGTGTTCGTGGTAAGATGTCTCCCACATGTGTGTTTTTCCTAACTGACTGAAGCAAATAATTATAAACTTCCTGTAGTCAAGCAATGCATAATATACAGTTTCTATGCAGCAAATCCTGTGTATAACTGTGATTAAACTGACTCTTGGTGTCAGATATTTAGCTGCACACAAGTATAATGTGTAGTGATGGGTAATTCTCAGATAGTTAGATTTGGCTTGGATAAACCTCCAATGGGCACCACTGCTAGCAAAACAACTCAGGCAGGTGGGACTGCTAGTAGCAGCTTCTCCTTTGAAGCTCCACTACTCCCAATCAGCAAAGAGGAGAAGGGTGGGGAAAGAATGAGGAAAGCTAATGAagagacagggaaagagaaagaagaaggctCCCCCGCTACTCTCCCCACTCTCCTCTACTCCTGGGCTTTTTTTATAGGTCCCCCTCCCACTGCCTTTACCTTCTAGGTCCCCCCAACCCGTCACCCTGGGGCTTTCACTGGCTTGATGATAGTTTTGCGATAGTGCAGGGCTAAGCAGCAGCGTGGGGCTTCCATTCTCTGGTGCATCTGCTAAGAGCCAGGCAAAGCAGCTtcccagcagcactgctgtaagcaaagagaagcagcagaaaaagtCGGGGGGTGGGCCATGCCCCTTGATGTCCCCTGCAGTGCTGTGCCACTTGTGTGCTACCTAGTGTGCTCTTGTCTGGTAAGTCACTAGTGGGTTTGGTAAGTCACTAGTGGGATTCAGTGTCCCTGGAATGACTCTCtgagtggtttgttttttgttaatgttTCCCTTAGGTGCTGTTCACAAGTCTTCCTGTGGTCCATGTGTACGCTATCAGCACCACAGCACCACTGGATCCAAAGAAACAGCCAGGGAGCTTGTACTCCTGTCCTGTGTACAAAAAACCTCGACGAACAGATCTGACCTACATTTTCTctttatatttgaaaactgtgCAAAATCCTGACCACTGGACTCTAAGGGGTGTTGCATTACTCTGTGATTCCAAGTAACGCTATGGCAATAAGATCTCATTGGAACATTGGGCAAAGAATGTTCAGGCTTTAGTTTAGTACATAGCAGTGGTATATTTCTATTCATAGATGTATGGGCATTAGCAAATCATATTTGTAGAAACAGCTGTATCTGCATGGTGAGTTGTATGATCTTTTCACAGCGGGAATCATTAAACATGTTTAACTTGGGAACATCAACCAGGGAACCTTCAAATCTGtgacatggaaaacaattatAGGTATAAAGTCTAGTTGCACCAAATCTGTCCCCATTTGCTGCATAAATTAGCTCATTCTACTAAATACTCTAttccacatttaaaatatatcccCATTAAAAATGCCTCTTGCTTGAAACTACTGTTCTAACTAGATTTTACAGTGATTCTTTATTGATCTTATCTCCTCTTTATAATACGGTTATGCTGACAGGTATTGGTGATTGCAAAGAACACAAGCCTCTTTGGAAGTGGGTACAAATACACCCTTCAATTAACACAACTGTCAGGACAAGTTAATCacaagcccccctccccacctaagacaaaaggggATGTGAATCTGCCCAGAAGTTAAAGACGATGTGGGCAGAGAGGTTTTCAGTGTGCGTGCACACAGAACAAGCAGAATGAGCAAGCCTCAGAGGTCAGAAGAAAGCCAAGCAGTTGCTTGTAAGCACAGGGTGAGCCAGGAGAAACCTAGAGGAAGATTCTGGGTTTGGTGCTGGCTAGAGAGGCTGTAATCAAAGACATGATCCTGCTTTTTTATTCCTCCTGCATGCCTTGTAAATAAACAACCCTTCATCAAAGAAAATATCAGCTCCCTCATTAATATCTGCTCCCAAGTAGAACAGCCCCAGGGGCCTGAACTTTGACTGGCCTCTGGAGCCAAAAAGGAGCCAGGGTACAGATTTGGAATTATGCAGCCATGTTTCAGTTCCAAGTGCATCAGCTGCAGCATTACGGAAGAAAGATGGTGCTATATCCAAATGGTTCTCTGGCTATAAGCACTCCTTTAAATGACTGATTGCTTAGACGGAAGCAGAGACTGCTTCCAGGGATAGACACTTGGCTAAGCTGGCAGCTAATGTTTTGGAGAAACAGGGTTTGGTCTAAACCTTTAATTCTTAGTGACTGGAAACTGAGGTGGAAGGTGTcactctcctttcccttctctgccccgcccacttccttcctttctttttctttgtgctttttttttttttttttactgttctcCCCTTATTTTTATAATactaaaataatagaaaaagtTGATGTTGTACCACAAGTTTAAATGTCTGCACACAAAAAGGCCTGTCTAACTGGCACACAGTTACTTTTGATTTCATTTGTAAAGTGGGTAATTGTGCATACAAAGAGACAAGCCTCTGCCTGACAGTTATCTCCTCTGTGCATGCAGGCATAgcactcctgtggcaccttacagactaacagacgtattggagcatgagctttcgtgggtgagtacccacttcgtcagatgcatggtcctgatgaagtgggtattcacccacgaaagcttatgcttccaatacgcctgttagtctgtaaggtgccacaggactctttgttgcttttacagatccagactaacatggctacccctctgatactgtttgTAATGAAACTGAAAGAAACAGCAGCCGGCACAGTAGAAGCTCTATCCAGAAATGGCTGTggagtttattatttttattagcagtGTATGTAGCTTCCAGTGTACAGCAAGGATGGGTGTAGACAGGCTTGGTTTGAAAACAGAAACAAGACTACTACTGGCAGAAAAGCTGTATGGCTTCTTTTTGCCAGGCCAAGACACTATCAAAGTAATAGGCATTCCTGTTGGGGCCGGGGAAAGAACAGCCTACAGGAAATGCTCtaccaatctctctctctctctctttgctttttgTGCAGATACTTTTGATTCTTCTGTCCATTTAAATAGTGATCCGGCCAACTGGTCCACAAACAGGGTTCAGCTTTTCACACAGtcagttttattttatgtttagtAGTTGCAGGACTCTTACTGTTAGGAGGAATAAAATTCACTTCCACAACTAGCACAGAGTGTCAGACTTGTTCCTGAAAAACAGAGAACAAGCTGTACCTTAAGGGTCACATTCTATCCTTGATCTGTGCACACAACTTGCTGCATGCAATTCCCGGAGACGATAGACCTAAATGAGCCCACACTGTCAAAAGGCTCACTGCTCCTCCCTCTTGGAGTGCAGCTGCTtgcatccattgacttcagtgagagttcgCGGTGTGAAAGGGATATAGGATCAGGCTTCAAGAACATGGCTTAGACACTTTGGGGAACAATGGAAAAGATCAGAGCGAACATTAACCAGGACAAGGCTGCTCTACTCTAGAGGCTCCAATCAGTTTCTATTTTCTGTATGTGGGGAGTAAATTAACTTTGATGCCCTAATAAGCTGCAGCAGTCAACAAAATAATATTGCGAATACACTGTTAGAATGAAGCAGGTACTTGGAAATACTCTGCACGACTCAAGAGCTCACTTCTTGCTATAAAAGCAAATCTAATAAATCTGATAATTTGACAGAATTTCCATGTAATAGGCCAAATAAAGCTTTTTCATCCAAATTCTATCACCTCTTTGCTTTATCAAGTTACaataaaattagaaaatgaaatagctttttttttaGAGGCCCATTCATTAGCGCATAGTAGCCTGCAAACTACTGTAAGTTTAACAATTTGTACATTGCAGTAAAACAGCTTTATTTGATAGCTTTAGATATGTATTTAAGAAACAGACTGAGTCTCTATTAGGGCTTTTTATTGTAGGATAACATCAACTCACGCAAAATAGAACATGGACTATGTAACATCATAAACAGTCACCATTACCATCTGTGCAAGGGAAGATGGCTACAGTGATataaagaacaagaaaaatattACACAGTTACATAACTTGCTAGCTAAACTTTCAATATTCCTTCCATATGCACTGAGGAAtcttatggtttttttttctttttaatagttaTTTATTACAGTATTGAATATATTTACAATAGATGTTATGCAAACATTGGTCTTGCTTACAGTGCCTCATGACTTCATTCATCCCAAACTGGCACCACAAATCCAATTTGAAAGCTTTGCCATGCCATTTACATAGTATATCATTAAGCCTTTAGAACCGGTGTTCCATAGTTGCCATAGCTAATTCCTAATTCAGAAAATTCCGATTCTAAGTACCAGGGACTGAATCACAGGACTGGCAGGCAAAGTATTGGAAATCAAATCTAATTGGGTTTGAATGATAGCTTGACCAGTTAGCCATGGCTCCTGGGTCAAAATAGAATCTTGGACAGTAAATAAACTCATAGCTGTTGTCAATATTGTACAAATATCAGTGCCTCACTCTGAGATCTAATTTTATGTAAGTACTAAGGAGACATCAAGTAAACTTAAACAGAAGAGGCCCATTAAACCCTGCTTATTCTGCCAGTACAATGGCTATGTTTACTAACATACCTTATTTCAGGGCATGGATTCTTCCCTCCTTAGTGCTACAAACACTGCGTTTCATACTCTTAAAGACTGTGTCTGGCTTGTGCTCTCTGTGGGTGTGACTAGTCGATAGTGatgataaaaaggaaacaaagaactGGATATGGATTGGCCTGCGTGTCAATAGCTTTTGATGACATTGATTTTAATTGTTTAGAATCCCAGCAAAATGCCGAGAGCAGAAAACAGAGTGGTCCTTTTATCTCAGCATCTAccttaagaaaaaaacaacaatttgtttttcctctgctCTGTCAGTGGCAATTAATTCTgaaactgttttcagttttgtaaGACTGGAGCAGAGGAATAACTATTCATCAGTTCTTGCACAAAAAAGGCAAATGGGCCTGCCCTTCTCAAAATTCACTCTGGTCTCACATTCTTGTTTTCAACTCTCGATTCCTCAGTGCCCATATATTAATCTTGTTTCCCTAACTACTAATTTAGACCATTGCCTTCCTCAGTACCACATGACACTTGCACTGACCTTTGCATAATACAGCTATTCTATCAGAGTTCTCCATTGCCTccagatttttccagtgtttaatttgtcCTATCGTTTTTaacctgctgctgcttcagaaAGTGCATCTCTCAACTTCATCAATCCCTCCTTTCAAAATGCTAGAAATCCCTATTAGTCACTTCAGATAACAGTTCTCAAAAATCTgttgtctctgctgctttttattgCACTGTCTCCAAAGCAATAATTTCCTCCTCCTGCTATTTGAGCAGGCGATCCAAAAAGAGTCTTACAGCAATtcttctgtggcaccttatagactaacaggtgttTTGGAGcgcgagctttcgtgggtgaattcacccacgaaagctcatgctccaaaacgtctgttagtctgtaaggtgccacaggattctttgctgcttttacagatccagactaacacggctacccctcagaTACTTGACAGCAATTCTTGTAGTCTCCCCTTCTGCTAATATAAAGTAATACATTTATCTCAGttgcttgtttgctttttgatgTTGGCATGAGATAAATGGAGATGTTCTTTGGATGCCTCTGTGCATAAAACTAAAGATAGCAACAAGGCGATTAAGTGccttatatttttgttttatatatacagGGAGTTTCCATCTCCTTGTGATGTGCAATTGTAACTCCCATTCACATTAATTGAAGTTATATGTACATGTCAAGAGAGATGAGACCCTTTGTTCTGTTTATGTGACTTTGCATAGTAATAAAAAGGCAACAAACACATTGTCTGCTATACATATAAACACTAGAACAGCACCAATATATTTTTCTGCTACAACAATAAAAAGTTACACACATTCTCAATCTGCCCAAGTGAACAGATACTAACTATGCTTTCTCTTGTACAATAACACAGTATATACTACTTGATCACTTATGCTGGATGCTTGAGGTCCAACAGAACAACATTATCACCTCCTCCTTCTGTTTCCTCCTGTTTAAGAATGATTTTCTCTGCTGGCTGGGATGTGCCTTTTGTTCCACTGCCTTTGTCTTTCTTTACTTTAGTGATCACTTCTGTGTAGGAAATCTCTTCTGTGACTGGTTCTTCTGCCCCACTCACTGAAACTGCATGCACACCAGCTTCCTGGATTCCTTCTTCCCCTTCAGCTACTGTTCGCTCTTTATCTTTCTTATTGAGCTTGAATGTCTCCTTTGTTGGAGCTGCTTTTGAAATAGTTTTCTTGAGCCTTATCCCAGATTGTTTCAGCCTCTCTCCTGACTGCCTCAGTCTCTCTCGCCTCTCTGGTGTCACTATTCTAGTTCGAAGCCTGGTCACCTTCTTGCCAAAATTTTGTCTGGTCTTCTGCATATTTTCCCTTGAGAATGCCTTTTTGATATTATCTATGCGTCTCATGCCTGATTTTTTAAATCGGGATGCTCTGCTTTCGTCTATATAATATTCTTCATCAGAAGAGAGGTCATCAGGTGGGAAGAATTGCTCCTCCAGGTTTTCACCTCTTGTCCTGTCTTTGATAACAGACAGCGAAGATGGGCATTCTGTTTCCTCCTGTGAATGAAAACAAAGACATCGGTCCGCTAATGTTTTAAAGGAGCAGAGCATTTAAGCATATAGTTTTTTTGGCTTCTTATTTGTATCAACAACTGAGCTATAATGATGTGGCACAGGGAGGTGAGGTCTTGCCTGAGAACCTGCACGATCTCCTGAGGATAAAGGAGACTGGAAAAGCTCTGATTTTGCAGCCTCTGTTCAGTCCCATGCCTATTAGGGAGATTGCTTTAAAGgctggttctactctgaaaagggaTGAACAATGTAAAACTCGCATCGTGTCCCACATTTAGTGTGCCTCAATGGACTGCAGCTCAAATGTGCTTAGTTTGCAGTTAGAAAGGATGTTTTTCTAGCTACCAGCCCTGCTATTCTGAGATtggagagtcaagctgggttctttccttctcataTAACACCAGTAATGAGCACCATGCAGGACAAGTTGGCCTTCACCTACATACAGCCTCACTGACTCCATATGAACGTCCCATATGAACCTGTAGTCCCCTCCTTACTTTTATTAGGTTTGCACAGTTGTAATTAACTGGAACTTAGCAGCGAAATCTGTTGATGCACAGGGAGGAACAGAGTCCAGCTCAGACCCTTCtagagtatgtcttcactgcagctagGCCAGGCACCCAGGTCTGAGCACCTAGGTCAGCCTAGCCTGACTGCCGAtggccacactgcaaagccctacTGGTGGTGGTGTGTCCTCTGCTTATGCACGTGCCCATGTGTGGCTGAGAGCAtagcctgtgtcctcactgcaaagggggcaggttccagcccaagttaAAGTGAAGTCTGGACTTTAATCCGTATACAAGTAGGGATATTAGACCAGGTTTAAAGCACCTCCAAACCCAGGTAGAAGGTTAGTGTGTGTGGATAGTGACAGGGGTTGTGCTAAAACCCAGGGAAGAGCCTGGGTGAACTCTGCAGTGACAACACACCCTTCGGTTCACAGGAGTGAAATGTCACTGACGTGCGCTGGTAAGGCTCAGTACACACCAGGCGCTGATCTGCTGAATGGGAagccatttttacatagtcacttttcagcaCCACATTTTACTCTTCCCCTATCAATTTAGCAACAAAAGCAAAGCTCCAGATGGCAGTAGTAGAGGTGGGCAACCTTTAGAAATACATGAATGGCGTTGTTTGGTATTATAGGCATAGAGGCATTTTCAACAGTAAACGTATATTATCCCATGTTAATGCATTAACTGACCACTCAGCAAATCTTTGTGGGTCTCTGTAGTAGGTCTTCAATGGGAGGTTATTGAATGGTGCATTAATCACCTTGGTATCCACTGCCTGCCATGTCACAAGGATTGCTAATTTGTACTGAATATTAAATACATAGTCTAGACAAGTGCCATGCTAGCCATGTACTAAGCAGTGAAACCATATGATAAAATACATTTACTTTACACCTTTGGCTTTGTTTGGCTGCCCGCTATCCACTAATCCCTGTCAGTGAGTTCAGCAGGGCGCTGGGGAGGAACGGTATCTGCATTTTGAAAAGAAGTGATCTAAAGGGAGGCAGAGCAATTGGTCGCTTGTGGAAGAGGTGAGCATCTCAGACATTGGGGTGATAGGGGCGCTGTAGATACCTAGAGAAAGAGAGATTGTAACCGCCAGAAAAGTGCAAGTTATACCAGAATTTTCTGAAAGCTCTTTTTGGGCGGTAAGTTACTGAGCATCATTTTAATGGTAAATTATGTGCAAAAAGTTGAGGGTGAATATTCCGTAAAAGGATACGTCTGAAAAGAGTAGACCCAACCTGCAAATTATAGTCACACAGCAGCTGAGCCAAGAACCATTTAGCTAAGTGTAACAATTCCCATGGAGATTCTGGATCTGCCTGATAGAGGCAATTTCTGTCTGATACTAGCAGACTATAGCAGAAAATGCAGAACCAGTAGCAGCTGAGAGATGGAAACTGGCACCCCTTTCTTACCCCAGCAATCTCCCCCTTGTGCACACAAACAACGCTGCACAAAGTTTGTTCATATTCCCAAGAGGAGCAGCTCCTCACACAGCCTCAGGCAGAAGACGTAGTATATTAATATCGTTTTTGCATAATGTATCGTTTCCCATTTGTGGCCTTATCACACCTGATTCCTGGAGCTTGTCAGAATTTGGGCCATAGCTTAATAATATTTTCTAACTACCAAAGACGTTTGAATGAGAGAGTCCACCAAGTGCCAGTCAGTTTCGCAAATGTATCTTGTGCTGATGAATTCCTGTATGGTGCACTGCAAACTGAACTGATTTCTGGCCAGAAAAACAGCTgtaattttcaaaatgcaaatgCATGTTTAATTTTACTTTACAAAGTATTAAC from Chelonoidis abingdonii isolate Lonesome George chromosome 2, CheloAbing_2.0, whole genome shotgun sequence includes:
- the CAVIN4 gene encoding caveolae-associated protein 4, encoding MDHHEVTSEADKIHQNRLSNVTEDEEQDAAYTIVTVLDKVASIVHSVQESQKRIEERHREMENAIRTIQIDILKLAQTHGSTGYTVNKLLEKTCKVSSHVKEVRARVEKQSANVRKVEAKQEEMLRKNKFRVVVYQEETECPSSLSVIKDRTRGENLEEQFFPPDDLSSDEEYYIDESRASRFKKSGMRRIDNIKKAFSRENMQKTRQNFGKKVTRLRTRIVTPERRERLRQSGERLKQSGIRLKKTISKAAPTKETFKLNKKDKERTVAEGEEGIQEAGVHAVSVSGAEEPVTEEISYTEVITKVKKDKGSGTKGTSQPAEKIILKQEETEGGGDNVVLLDLKHPA